The Candidatus Deferrimicrobiaceae bacterium sequence AATTCAGGAAAACGATATGGATTCCACAATCAGAATCCTTGATTGCAACTAGCTGATAATCAATCATGGACCTGCGTCTTCAAATCTTGCTGCGCGTGGCAGGGGATTTGCTTTGGGTTGTAGACCAGAGGGGAAACGCATGCAAATCATCCAACCACCCGAAGCTTATTCCCGGTGCGTGATCGATTATCCGATCGATTTGGCGCCCGACGAGATCATCTCTTCCTCCCGGGCCGTGAACACCCTGCTCAAGAATCCATACCTGCTGGCCACGACCGGAGACACGTCGGACGCGTTCAACCTGCTCTTCGACCTCGCATCCGATATCGTTCCATATGATATCAGCGCCTTCGTGTCCGACAACCCCGACGGAGACCGATTCGAGTTGACCGTTTCACGGGGCGTCGCCACCCAACGCTTGAACGACCCTCTTTTGCGCCATGCGGTCGATATCTGCCGGTTTTTCGGGAAAGCCGTCGCCCTCTCCCCCGAGGCCGATCCGCGTCTCGCCCCCGCCTGCGCCGCCTGGGGCGCACGCCAACTGGTCGTCTTCCCGCTTCGCAAGAACCTCGAGTTCATGGGAGCCCTCGTGTTCGGCCGCAGCGAGCCCCCCTCTTTCAGCCGCGAACAGGTCAAGCTGCTCTGGTTCGCCTCCCTGCAGGCCGAAAATCACCTGCTCCAGGCCGAGTCGATCAAGGCGCTTTCCTTCTATTCGTTCCTCGACCCGCTCACCCGTCTTTACAACCGCCGTTACTTCGACAACCAGATCGAGCGCGAGGTGCTCCGGTCCCAACGCAACGGCCGGCCGCTTTCGCTGCTCATGATCGACCTCGACGGGTTCAAGAAATACAACGATCGCTACCATCATTCCCACGGCGACATCGCTCTGCAAGAATTCGCCACCGGCACGGTCGAATCCGTCCGGGACGTCGACACGGTTTCCCGTTTCGGGGGCGACGAATTCGCGGTCATCCTGGTCGAAAGCGAGGCCGAGGGCGCGCGAGAAAAGGCCCAGCAGATCATCGACCGATTCAAGAACCACATGCTCCCGGGTTTGGAGGGGCGGCGGACCGAGCGTCTCACCGCGAGCATCGGGGTGGCCTCATTCCCCCGCGACGCCTTCGACAAAGATATTCTTTTCGCCAAGGCCGACCGGGCATTGTTCGCAGCCAAGAACCGTGGCGGCGGAAAGGTTTGCGTCTATCGTGACGTCGACGACCTTCTTTCCCTGCCGACTTCCAACGAAGATCTCCCCATCCAGAAGGTCTACGAGGCGGCCCGGTCCGTCGTCGATATGGACAAGTTCCTCGAGATCCTCCTGTTCACCGCCATGCGGGGCATGGACTGCGAGCGCGGGTCGATCGTCGCCTACGAATCGCCAAACGTCTACACGCTTCAGGCGGCGATCGGGTTCAGCGAAGGGGAGGAGCGGATCTCCCCCGGCATGCTCTTGTCGCCCGGCGATGTCACCTCCTGGGTCGTCGAGCACCGCTCTCCGCTCGTGGTTCCCGGAGAATTCGATCCGCACTTGCAGACGCACGCCCGCAACAGCGTCTACCGATCCGACTCGTTCCTTTCGATCCCGCTCGAATTCGACGGCAAGCTCGTCGGCACCGTCCATCTCACCAACCGGCTGAACGAAAAGCCGTTCACGCAGGAAGATCTCGCCGGTTTCCGTCCCATCGCCGGAGAGCTTGCGCGCGTGCTGGTGCAGTCGTTCGACTTCCGCGGAAGCGTTCGTGCGCTTTCCGAGTCGCTCCTTATCTCCTTGAGCGGGGCGCTCGAATTCCGGTACCCCTTCCTCATCGGACACGGCGAACGCGTGGCTTCGCTCGCCCGACGCGTCGGCGAGACATTCCAACTCGACGACGGCCGATTGCGCGACCTCGAGACCGCCGCGCTTTTTCACGATATCGGCATCATCGGCATTCCCGGGTCGATCCTCACGAAAGACCGGTCCCTGACCCGGCAAGAGATCGAAGTGACGCGCAAGCATCCGTTCCTGGGGGCGACGCTGCTCGAAGGCATTCCGGGCATGAGCGCGCCTCGGCGCATCGTGCTCGAACACCACGAGATGTTCAACGGCAGCGGATACCCGGGCGGGTTGAGCGGCGACAGCATCTCGATGGAGGGGCGCATCCTTTCGGCGGTCGAATACTTCGATTCGATCACTTCCGAGAGGCCTCACCGGGGCGGGCTGACGCAGAATGAAGGATTGCAGATGGTGACGCGGGGCGCGGGCACGCTCTTCGACCCGCAGGTGGCCAAGGCGATGGGGCTGATTTTGGGCGAGTCGGCCGCTAACGCCTAGATCAGGCGAGGCTGTCCCGGAATCTCTTCCAGTCGATCCCGAGCGTCTGGATCTTGTAGTTCATCACGCGCGGGCTGATCCCGAGCATGTCGGCCGCTTCCTTCTGCACGCCGTGCGCAATCTTTAGCGCCCGGGTGATCGCGCCGCGCTCGAGCTCTTCCAGGTTCAACGTTTCCCCGAACGTCCCGGCATCGACCTCTCCCCCGCCTTCCATCGTCAGGTTCACGGCATCGACCAGGTCGTGGTCGCAAAGCAGCACGGCGCGTTCGATGGCATTCTGGAGCTCCCGGACATTTCCGGGCCAGCTGTAGTGGTGAAGCTTGTCGATCGCCGCCGGGGTGAACCCCGTCACCGTCTTCTTGAACTCGACCGAGTAGCGGTTCAGGAAATATCGCGCCAGCGTGAGGATATCGGCGCGCCGTTCCCGCAACGGGGGCAGTTGCAGGTTGACCACGTTCAGCCGGAAGAAAAGATCCTGCCGGAAACGCCCTTCCTTGACTTCGAGCCGCAGGTCCTTGTTGGTGGCGGCGATCACGCGCACGTCGACCTTGATGCTTTTGCCGCTGCTGCCGAGCCGTTCGAACTCCTGTTCTTGCAGCACCCGAAGCACCTTGGCCTGCGTGGTCGAGCTCATGTCGCCGATCTCGTCGAGAAAGACGGTGCCCTTGTCGGCCTGCTCGAAGCGCCCGATCCGCATCTTGTCGGCCCCGGTAAACGCCCCGCGTTCGTGGCCGAACAGCTCGCTCTCGAGGAGGTTTTCGTGGAGGGCCGCGCAGTTGACCTTGACGAACGGCCCTTGCGCCCGGGGGCTCGAAAAGTGGACCAGCGTCGCGAGCTTTTCCTTTCCCGTGCCGGTCTCGCCGGTGATCAGGACCGTCGCAGGCGTCGGGGCGACCTTGGCGACCACGCCCAGAATATCCTTCATCGCGCGGCTCTCGCTGACGACGGACTCTTCGCCGAGCGCGTTTGCGTATTCGGTCTTCCGGTAGAACGCCACGGTGTCGGTCAGTTTTCCCATGCGCATCGCCATCGAAACGCGGTGCTTGAGGTGTTCGATCTCGAAAGGTTTGGGAATGTAGTCGAAGGCCCCCAGGTGCAGCGCCTGGATCGCGGTCTCGAGCGTCCCGTAGGCGGTCATCAGGATGACCTCGATGCTCGAATCGACCTCCTTGGCTTTGCGCAGGATATCGACCCCGGTCAGGTCGCCCAGACGAATGTCGGTGACCACGACCTTGACCGACTCGGTTTCGAGCAGTCGGACGGCGTCTTCGCCCGTGGCCGCCTCGAGCACGTTGAAGCCCGCGTCCTCGAAGGCCAGGCGGATGCCGAGGCGAAGCGATTCGTTGTCTTCTGCGACCAGAATGCGGTCAGACATGTTTTTGCCTCACGGGAATCAGGATGATGAACTCGGTCCCTTTCCCCGGGGCGCTTTTCAGGTCGATCGTGCCCCCGTGGGATTGAATGATCTTCTGGGTCAGCGGGAGCCCGATGCCGGTCCCATGCTTCTTGGTCGTATAAAACGGGATGAAGATCCGGTCCTGGATATCGCGCGACATCCCGGGCCCGTCGTCGCGGATCCGGATGCGGACGAACTCCCTTTCCTTCCCGTCTTCCTGGCCCGGCAGGAGCGCTCCGCGGCATCGCTCGAAACGCACGACGTCGGTAAAGTGGTACGTCAAGGAAAGCTCGATCTCGATGTGCCCCGTCCCCTGGCCCGCCTCGGCTGCATTGGCCACGATGTTGGTCACGGCCCGGGTAAACAGGCCGGGGTCGAGCTCGGACGATATCGGGGCGTCCACCGGTTGCTTCCCCACGGTGAATCGGATGTCGGGGTACAGTACCCGGAACTTGGCGACGACCTCCTCGACCAGCTCGTCGACCCGGGTATCCCGGATGCCGAGCTCGTCGGGACGGACGAAGTTGAGGCATTCGGAGATGATGCTCTCGACCCGGGCGACCTCGGAGGCGATGCTTCGGACGGAGGCGGACAATTTATCGTTTCCGGCAAGATGAGGCCGCAGGATCCCGCAATGCACGCCGATGCTGGCGATCGGATTCCGGATCTCGTGGGCGAGCCCGGCCGCCATCTGACCGAGCATCTGGAGCCGATCCTTGAGGTTCTCGTTGCCCTGCGCCATCTCGACCCGGGTCAGGTCCTTGAAGAAGGCGCAGATGCCTTCATTGTCGCCATTGTGTTTCAGCTTCGCCAGGGTGAAGCCGAGGATCTGGCGGTCGCCATCTTTGCCCGGAAGCTCGGCCTCCATGCGCGCGGGGAGGTAGTTGAGCGAGAGCGCGTCGCTTAGCAGGCGATAGAAGGCGTTGTCCTCGGCCCGTTCGTGGATGTTCTCGCCGACTGCGATCGGGTTTCCCTCGAGGATCCGCGCCCCGATCGGATTGAGGTATTCGACGCGCCCATCGGCCCGGACCGCGAGGATGCCGGCGCGGAAGCAGGAAAGGATGGACGATTCGAGCATCAAAGGGTGTCCGGGAGTGAGAAAGACGCCGTTGGGGAGAATTCGGACATCAGCCCGTTCATGGCGATGGCGCGGACGGAGACATGGAACGTGCCGCCTGCAAGACCTTGGAGACGGCAGACAGGAACCAGGTCGAGAGAGGTCTGGCCCGGGGCGACGACGGCAATCTCGGCGTCCTGCTCGGAGAAGGGCGCCTCCTCGCTCTTGATGTAGATGTTGTAACCGGCGAGGTCATGTCCCGGGTCGAGCGGCGAATTATCTTGGTAGGCGGTGGGCGGCGACCAGGTCAGCGTCCGGCTGATCGACGGTCCGGATGTGGATGCGCCTCCTCCCCCACCGCAGCCGGCAACGGTCAGCGCGATCCATGCGGCGAGACAGGCGAACAGGATCCTGTGCGTAAAGGTCATGTCAGAACACCGGGAAATTCGATGCGATGTCGAATCCCAGGAGCGCCGATTCCCGATAGAGGTCGGTTCCGATGGCGCCGTTGTTCCATTGCCGGAACAGCTCGCCGGTCAGGTTGAGGCGGGCGTATTCCGCGACCTGGTAATGGAGGCCGGCGGACCACTGGACGCTCATCAGGTCTTCGCGGATCGGCACCGCCAAAGAGCGGTTGGTCTGCCAGGCCCCGGAAGTGTCCCAGGACCAGTCGGCCGCGAACCGGTCCGACAGACGGAGCGTGATGTCTTCCCGCTTGGTCTCGCTTCCGAAAGAGCCGGTGGCGTAATCGATCGAGCCGCGCAGGGAAGCCGTGAAGTCGCGAATCTTCTCGGAGTACTCGATGCGGCCGGAGGGCTTGCGGAGCCGGCTCGGCAGGTCGTCGGACCGGATGAACGTCATCCCGGCGCGCACCTCGAGCGTCGAGGATTCCGTAAATCGGTATCGTCCCGAAAGCCCGGTGGAGAAGACCCGGGTATCGACCTTGTTGTCGAATTCGTCGTAGTTGGCGGAGCCGTAGACGCCCGTCGAAAGGTTGGGGCTCAGCTTGTAACTCGCGGAACCGTCCGACGAATAGTTGTTGGATCCGATGAGGGAGGGCCCTCCGTCGAAATAGCTTTTGCGGGCGGCGGCGATGCCCAGCCCGAGATCGAAGTTCGCCGTCGCGGCATAAGTGCCGTTGAGCGAGCCCGAATAATCCCGGGTTCCGGTGCGTGCCGTCACCTGGGTCTCGGCGGGCGCAAGGCCGGGAACGACGGACTGCGTCAGCGCGTTCCTGCGGACGGCGTCGCGCGATTCGATATAGCGGGCCGTGGGCCGGAGTGAAAGCTGCGAGGTGACCCGAAGCGGCTCGGCTGACGACAGGTCGACGTTCTTGGTCATGCCCGACCGGTTCAGTTCGTTGTGATCGGAAAAATATTCGGCATCGAATCCGCCGGCGAGCGAGACCTTCGTGCCCAGGGTAAAGAGCGCTGCGGATAACTTCGGGGTGAGGCGTGTGACGAAGTCGGATTTTTCCTGGTGATGCGGGGCGTTCAACACGTTCGAATCGTAACGCTCGGAAAGTTCAAGGGAAGGTCGGACGGAAAGGGTTTCGGCGCACAGGACGGAGGGGATCACGCAAAGAAGCAGGCCGAGGGTAACGCGGGAGGCGAGACGCATGCGGCTTCTCCTGACGTGGGGTGGTCCGGTCATTCGGCGACAGGCAGGGAAATGCTCACGGTGGTCCCGACGCCGGGTTCGCTCATCAGGTCGAACAGACCGTTCTGGGCGGAAACGAGGCGTCGGCAGATGTGGAGGCCCATGCCGATCCGGGCATCCGAATCCTTCCGGACCGAGACCGGGGTGTCTCCCCGCAACTCCTTGACCATGCTCTTGGGAAGCCCGCTGCCGGTATCGCGGATCGTGGCGGTCACGTATTTCTTGTCCCTGCGGTCGCCTCCGATCCGGATGGTTCCGTTACCGGGCGTGTACTTGACCGCGTTGTAAAGGATGTTGTCGAAAATCTGGAGCACGCGTGCCGGGTCGCCCAGCGCCCGCATCGCGGGAAGAGGGACATCGACGTCGAGATCGACCCGTTTCTGGGCGGCATACGGGCGATAGAATTCGGCGCATTCCTTCAAGAGGGTATCGAAGTCGAACGGGACGGCGGATACCCGCAGCTCGCCCTTTTCGGCGGCTTCCACGTCGAACAGCGTGTTGGCCATCGACTGAAGCCGGAAAATGGTACGCCCGGTCTGCTCGAGCATCCGGACCGGCAATTCGTTCCGGCAGCTTTTGTCGCAGTTCTGGCGGATGATCT is a genomic window containing:
- a CDS encoding diguanylate cyclase — translated: MQIIQPPEAYSRCVIDYPIDLAPDEIISSSRAVNTLLKNPYLLATTGDTSDAFNLLFDLASDIVPYDISAFVSDNPDGDRFELTVSRGVATQRLNDPLLRHAVDICRFFGKAVALSPEADPRLAPACAAWGARQLVVFPLRKNLEFMGALVFGRSEPPSFSREQVKLLWFASLQAENHLLQAESIKALSFYSFLDPLTRLYNRRYFDNQIEREVLRSQRNGRPLSLLMIDLDGFKKYNDRYHHSHGDIALQEFATGTVESVRDVDTVSRFGGDEFAVILVESEAEGAREKAQQIIDRFKNHMLPGLEGRRTERLTASIGVASFPRDAFDKDILFAKADRALFAAKNRGGGKVCVYRDVDDLLSLPTSNEDLPIQKVYEAARSVVDMDKFLEILLFTAMRGMDCERGSIVAYESPNVYTLQAAIGFSEGEERISPGMLLSPGDVTSWVVEHRSPLVVPGEFDPHLQTHARNSVYRSDSFLSIPLEFDGKLVGTVHLTNRLNEKPFTQEDLAGFRPIAGELARVLVQSFDFRGSVRALSESLLISLSGALEFRYPFLIGHGERVASLARRVGETFQLDDGRLRDLETAALFHDIGIIGIPGSILTKDRSLTRQEIEVTRKHPFLGATLLEGIPGMSAPRRIVLEHHEMFNGSGYPGGLSGDSISMEGRILSAVEYFDSITSERPHRGGLTQNEGLQMVTRGAGTLFDPQVAKAMGLILGESAANA
- a CDS encoding sigma-54 dependent transcriptional regulator, giving the protein MSDRILVAEDNESLRLGIRLAFEDAGFNVLEAATGEDAVRLLETESVKVVVTDIRLGDLTGVDILRKAKEVDSSIEVILMTAYGTLETAIQALHLGAFDYIPKPFEIEHLKHRVSMAMRMGKLTDTVAFYRKTEYANALGEESVVSESRAMKDILGVVAKVAPTPATVLITGETGTGKEKLATLVHFSSPRAQGPFVKVNCAALHENLLESELFGHERGAFTGADKMRIGRFEQADKGTVFLDEIGDMSSTTQAKVLRVLQEQEFERLGSSGKSIKVDVRVIAATNKDLRLEVKEGRFRQDLFFRLNVVNLQLPPLRERRADILTLARYFLNRYSVEFKKTVTGFTPAAIDKLHHYSWPGNVRELQNAIERAVLLCDHDLVDAVNLTMEGGGEVDAGTFGETLNLEELERGAITRALKIAHGVQKEAADMLGISPRVMNYKIQTLGIDWKRFRDSLA
- a CDS encoding ATP-binding protein, which gives rise to MLESSILSCFRAGILAVRADGRVEYLNPIGARILEGNPIAVGENIHERAEDNAFYRLLSDALSLNYLPARMEAELPGKDGDRQILGFTLAKLKHNGDNEGICAFFKDLTRVEMAQGNENLKDRLQMLGQMAAGLAHEIRNPIASIGVHCGILRPHLAGNDKLSASVRSIASEVARVESIISECLNFVRPDELGIRDTRVDELVEEVVAKFRVLYPDIRFTVGKQPVDAPISSELDPGLFTRAVTNIVANAAEAGQGTGHIEIELSLTYHFTDVVRFERCRGALLPGQEDGKEREFVRIRIRDDGPGMSRDIQDRIFIPFYTTKKHGTGIGLPLTQKIIQSHGGTIDLKSAPGKGTEFIILIPVRQKHV
- a CDS encoding hybrid sensor histidine kinase/response regulator; translation: MIDDDPVSLAKLTAILTSARYEVSSCDAFPVASRLIKAVKGRAVVLCPLQVDSGSGLAFMEETLKLHASLPVILFSPKPSVNDLSAALRGGAHDFLRKPVSSQALLDSVARATRRLDVSLEGESQDREARAEAAALRAELKNLRSQCAFKGFMISMAAHDFRSVLTVLDGYQQIIRQNCDKSCRNELPVRMLEQTGRTIFRLQSMANTLFDVEAAEKGELRVSAVPFDFDTLLKECAEFYRPYAAQKRVDLDVDVPLPAMRALGDPARVLQIFDNILYNAVKYTPGNGTIRIGGDRRDKKYVTATIRDTGSGLPKSMVKELRGDTPVSVRKDSDARIGMGLHICRRLVSAQNGLFDLMSEPGVGTTVSISLPVAE